From the Papaver somniferum cultivar HN1 chromosome 2, ASM357369v1, whole genome shotgun sequence genome, the window CTCTCAGGAGCAGTAAGCAAGAATGGTAATATCGCGTGGAATGTACTGTATCAGGAACATACTTGCTTAGAATTTGCTTAAAATGAACAATATTTTCCATGGGGAACTATTTCTTAATTATAGTCAAAGAAGCTTTACAAATGCGTGCAAGTTAATGTGGGTAAGACCGTAAGAGTTCAGAGGTAGAAAACATAAACAGGATTCAACTTAGAAATTTAAAATGACAATTAAGGATAAGAAGGACGACTACTTAGCATGATACCCCATAAATTTGAATAATGAAATATCAAGTAGATGATAATTCAGACATTCCAAAAGGTAAATAATTCTATTTTCATGTATATTTTCATCTTTGACtgtataaaaatcataaaaatgaaaatcaaataaTTCAACAAATAATTTTAAATTGGTCACACGCAGCGCACAATCGAAAAACAGACATTCAAAAACAAAGAAATGTCAACGAGTTGTAGCAAAACCAATCTGCCTTGCCAAGAGACTCCGGCAATCAGACACTTCTATTTATAGTCATTCCCCAAAACAACTCTTAATTTCCATTAAGAGCGGTAATCAGGAGATTGGCAAATACAATTAAATCAAACTTTGGTTATTTCTTCTCTATAAATAGACAAAAATCAAACAAGTGAAATCATAGACCAGGGAGCTAGTATTCTCCAGGATCGAGAGTAAAGAAGTTAAGGGGAGTCAGCAGTCATGCTTGGAGGAAATGGTGATGTTCAAAAGGCTCACAGTACTGCTGAGATGCCATGGTCAACTGGATTATTTAGCTGCCATGAAAACTTGAAAAATGGTAAATTACCCCCCTCAAAAACACTTCCTCATTTGTTCTTAATCactctaatatatttccgatGGTGATCGATTTGAATTTGATTGTCAAAGACTACTTCGTTtcctcttttatttatttttgttttatgttttgtgCAGCTCTACTCACGACGGTGTTGCCATGCGTAACATTTGGGCAGATAGCTGAGATTGTCGACGAAGGAGAAACAAGTAAGACGGTGCAGGGTTCATTACACTGATCTCTTTCAATCCAGCAAAGATCATATATTTTGTATTTCATGTTAAGTGGATTGTTcttcaaattaaaaaaagaagaaatttgcATTGTGGATGTAGATTCTGCTAAGGCTGGTTTCTTCTGTTGTATGACTGCAAATATACCGTGCTGGGGAAAATTGAAGGGTTGCAAGTACAGGGCGAAATTGAGGAGAAAATTTAATTTGGTTGAGGAACCGTTGGGAGATTCCCTGTCTCATGTGCTTTGTCCATTGTGTTCACTTTGTCAAGAATTCAGAGAACTCGAAAATAGAGGACTTGATCCTTCCCTAGGTATTATCATTAACTCTTGTTtattctttatgatccagatttGAATAGTATTTGATGCTGGTCAATGTCGGGTCAGACCTATGATCCTTAGCAATTTGTAAATGCTGGTTATTTGTGATTGTCATTCTCTTTTCTTTTGTCTTTGTAGGATGGGAGGAAGCAAGTATTGTGGCTCAAAACAAGATTCCTCCGGTTAACCAAACTATGTTCAAGTAGTTAGTATTGGTTGTCGTCAAAAAGATACAGTTGCTAGTGAATTTGTGATAGTGTGATCTTTTCATGTACTTTCATTTCCAAATTGTGTCCTTTGAAATCAGTTGTAATATTGCTGTCTAATGTACTTGGTCTTTTAATTTCTGATTGTATATGTTGGAATTTCTTAGTTTGTTACACTGCAGATTGGAATTTGTATGCTATTGGTACAAATAAGTAAATGAATATGCTAGTGAAAAGAatggtaaaaaataataaaacaagaatGCTCAAAATAAAGCGATGGAGGCCGTGCAGCGCGGGGTTATTTAtccatcaacacacacattgTTTAGACATAGATCGTTGTTTCTATACGACCAAGAACTCCGTTTTAAAACTGTTGTAAGGAACACTCGCGAGGCATGTTCCAGTTGAATCGTTTAGTATCCTTGCAGTAGTCATAGATCATAAATTTATCTCTAACCCATTTCATTTGACCTTTCTGAGCATAATTCAGGTTGCTATATGCAGAAGAAGTATACCAGTTAGCTTTTGAGGAACAGTAACTGATACTGCCTTGTCCAAACCAAGTGCAAGCTCTTGGCGTGAACTTCCGCAATTTAGCTGAGAAGGGTGATTTTTTCCAGTCGATTTTATCAAGCCCACCTCTGGTTGCCCAGTCATCAGCATTCCATAAACTGCTGTAAGCCTTCATACCCTGCCTGTTTGGATATTTAATTCCCAAGTACTCGTAGTTGCGGAATGCACGGATTGGAATCCCATCGACAAACcacctgaaaagaaatacaaccaCCAACCATATTAAGTTTTCTTACAAAACGGTTTGAACTAAAATTCGAGAACGGTAAAAATATGAAAGGCATACTCCTTACAGAATGCACGGATTGGAGTATTACTTACACAATCTGGGTCGGGTTCCAGTGAATGGTGTAATTGTGGAACCCTGTGGTAGGATCAAACCAAGGGTAGAATTGTTGTTCTTTGTTTCCAACTCCTTGTGCAAATACATTTGTGTGGATGATATAAGGTTTTCCAGATACGTTACCCAAGAACTCGAAATCTATTTCGTCGTGCTTATCACCCTTTGAGGAAAGCTGAAAGTATGAAAACAGATTAA encodes:
- the LOC113353651 gene encoding probable xyloglucan endotransglucosylase/hydrolase protein 26; this translates as MVVEANFWETTYFNWGAHHSSVYNNGNDLQLVLDKSAGSGIESKKEFLFGSIEMQIKLVPGNSAGTVTAYYLSSKGDKHDEIDFEFLGNVSGKPYIIHTNVFAQGVGNKEQQFYPWFDPTTGFHNYTIHWNPTQIVWFVDGIPIRAFRNYEYLGIKYPNRQGMKAYSSLWNADDWATRGGLDKIDWKKSPFSAKLRKFTPRACTWFGQGSISYCSSKANWYTSSAYSNLNYAQKGQMKWVRDKFMIYDYCKDTKRFNWNMPRECSLQQF
- the LOC113353652 gene encoding protein PLANT CADMIUM RESISTANCE 8-like: MLGGNGDVQKAHSTAEMPWSTGLFSCHENLKNALLTTVLPCVTFGQIAEIVDEGETNSAKAGFFCCMTANIPCWGKLKGCKYRAKLRRKFNLVEEPLGDSLSHVLCPLCSLCQEFRELENRGLDPSLGWEEASIVAQNKIPPVNQTMFK